A DNA window from Siniperca chuatsi isolate FFG_IHB_CAS linkage group LG6, ASM2008510v1, whole genome shotgun sequence contains the following coding sequences:
- the foxe3 gene encoding forkhead box protein E3 — translation MNLANYSYFSGMCNMTAETQHSPAEASPVVMSPNVSLDSSLPPPPLMLQARSKDNVLIKSEPRGNSPNTDDGAALGQTEEHLPTGSRRRKRPVQRGKPPYSYIALIAMAIANSPERKLTLGGIYKFIMERFPFYRENSKKWQNSIRHNLTLNDCFVKIPREPGRPGKGNYWTLDPAAEDMFDNGSFLRRRKRFKRTDVSTYPGYMQSSSAFTPTPMGRPSYPNTLYAGIGSGYGSQLTATSPHPGMLHHYQTSAGVGQGQSRMFSIDNIISQQTVVQGGPGGELNSQALGLGAGDLGSMTSSCSVTGTDPSACFQTQTVNPSANMLSRNSGNLTSNLAAGYPYSSSASPPNLPTMTQSGFSGSSQVYCSGNRLALRPGSCAEHTEQLLGLSSPMNSYNNTYMRQANFASGLERYM, via the coding sequence ATGAATCTTGCAAATTATTCTTACTTCTCTGGCATGTGCAACATGACCGCTGAGACGCAGCACTCGCCTGCCGAGGCGAGTCCTGTTGTCATGTCTCCAAATGTGAGCCTGGACTCATCGCTGCCTCCGCCGCCTCTGATGCTGCAGGCCCGGTCAAAGGACAATGTTTTGATCAAGTCTGAGCCCCGGGGGAACAGTCCAAACACGGATGATGGAGCCGCTCTGGGGCAGACTGAGGAGCACCTGCCCACCGGGAGCCGCCGGAGGAAGAGGCCCGTCCAGAGGGGGAAACCTCCCTACAGCTACATCGCTCTCATCGCCATGGCCATTGCCAACTCTCCCGAGAGAAAGCTCACCCTGGGGGGCATTTATAAGTTTATCATGGAGCGGTTTCCTTTCTACAGGGAGAACTCCAAGAAGTGGCAAAACTCCATCCGCCACAACCTCACCCTCAACGACTGTTTTGTGAAGATCCCCCGGGAGCCCGGCAGACCAGGTAAAGGCAACTACTGGACTTTGGACCCCGCCGCTGAGGACATGTTTGACAACGGGAGCTTTTTGAGGAGAAGGAAAAGATTCAAGCGCACAGATGTGAGCACCTACCCCGGCTACATGCAAAGCTCCAGCGCGTTCACCCCAACTCCAATGGGCAGGCCCTCGTACCCTAACACCCTGTACGCTGGGATAGGGTCTGGTTATGGCTCTCAGCTGACTGCCACATCCCCGCATCCGGGCATGCTCCATCACTACCAGACCTCCGCCGGGGTCGGTCAAGGACAGTCGCGCATGTTCAGCATCGACAACATCATCAGCCAGCAGACGGTGGTGCAGGGTGGCCCAGGGGGAGAGCTCAACTCCCAAGCGCTGGGGCTGGGCGCAGGTGACCTGGGCTCCATGACCTCCAGCTGCTCGGTCACCGGCACCGACCCGTCTGCGTGCTTCCAGACCCAGACTGTCAACCCCTCAGCGAACATGCTGAGCAGAAACAGCGGGAACCTCACATCCAACCTGGCTGCCGGGTACCCGTACTCCTCTTCGGCCTCTCCTCCAAACCTGCCCACCATGACCCAGTCCGGTTTCTCAGGGAGCTCTCAAGTGTACTGCTCCGGCAACCGGCTGGCCCTGCGCCCGGGCTCCTGCGCCGAGCACACAGAGCAGCTGCTGGGCCTCTCCAGCCCCATGAACTCCTACAACAACACCTACATGAGACAGGCCAACTTTGCGTCAGGGTTAGAGCGGTATATGTGA